A region of Vigna radiata var. radiata cultivar VC1973A chromosome 10, Vradiata_ver6, whole genome shotgun sequence DNA encodes the following proteins:
- the LOC106774436 gene encoding F-actin-capping protein subunit alpha, producing MAEEEEESELSDKHKVEIAKWFLLNSPPGEIKYVAKDVKSILNNDDLYNEAASEAFPFYNKSHLISLQMANRSGDVLVSSFGELEGNAFLEPRTAQVAIVDHVKQVCTDVRPATDEELASAYVEEFRCNMDVEVLKYVEEAYPKGVCSVYCINGKDVEGPGSNFELAVVISAVRHSPQNFCNGSWSSVWNIEFKYDQQEVEVKGKMQVGAHYFEEGNVQLDAKHECKDTILFQAPEECAVAITSIIRHHETEYFASLEASYLNLSDSTFKDLRRKLPVTRTLFPWHNTLQFSLTRDISKELGIGK from the exons AtggcagaagaagaagaagaatcgGAGCTCAGCGATAAGCACAAGGTGGAAATCGCCAAATGGTTCCTCCTCAACTCTCCTCCTGGGGAAATCAAATACGTTGCCAaag ATGTCAAATCCATTCTGAACAACGACGATTTGTACAATGAGGCCGCTTCCGAGGCTTTTCCCTTTTACAACAAATCCCACTTGATTTCCCTTCAAATGGCCAATCGTAGCGGAGAC GTACTGGTTTCTTCGTTTGGTGAACTTGAGGGTAATGCATTTCTTGAACCTAGAACTGCTCAAGTAGCAATTGTTGACCATGTTAAACAA GTTTGTACAGATGTGAGACCTGCCACAGACGAAGAACTTGCATCTGCATATGTTGAAGAATTTCG ATGCAATATGGACGTTGAAGTACTTAAATATGTTGAAGAAGCCTATCCAAAAGGTGTCTGCTCTGTTTACTGCATAAATGGGAAAGATGTAGAGGGCCCAGGTTCGAATTTTGAGCTTGCTGTGGTGATTTCTGCTGTTAGACACAGCCCACAGAATTTCTG CAACGGGAGTTGGTCTTCAGTATGGAATATTGAGTTCAAATATGATCAACAAGAAGTGGAAGTAAAGGGTAAAATGCAG GTGGGTGCCCATTATTTTGAGGAAGGAAATGTGCAGTTAGATGCGAAGCACGAGTGCAAAGATACAATTCTTTTTCAG gccCCCGAAGAATGTGCAGTTGCCATAACAAGCATTATTCGTCATCATGAAACGGAGTACTTTGCTTCTCTTGAG GCATCATATCTAAACCTTTCTGATTCGACTTTCAAG GATCTTCGGCGAAAGCTTCCCGTGACCCGGACCTTATTTCCATGGCATAATACTTTGCAATTTAGCTTGACAAGAGACATATCAAAAGAACTTGGCATTGGAAAGTAA
- the LOC106775887 gene encoding ATP-dependent Clp protease proteolytic subunit-related protein 3, chloroplastic → MIGGTMMAAYLRVPMLTFSQSSTATTRRCRNQRTRCSVNAATNSAKIPMPPHNPKDPFLSKLASVAASSPETLLNPPRNSDTPPFLDIFDTPKLMATPAQVERSVSYNEHRPTKPPPDLPSLLLNGRIIYIGMPLVPAVTELVIAELMYLQYMDPKEPIYIYINSTGTTRDDGETVGMETEGFAIYDAMRQLKNEIHTVGVGAAIGQACLILSAGTPGKRFMMPHAKAMIQQPRIPSSGLMPASDVLIRAKEVITNRDNLIKLLAKHTGNSEETVAKVMRRPYYMDAIKAKEFGVIDRVLWRGQEKIMAAVAPPEEWDKGAGIKVVDEF, encoded by the exons ATGATAGGTGGAACCATGATGGCTGCGTATTTGCGAGTTCCCATGCTCACTTTCTCACAATCTTCCACAGCTACGACAAGGAGATGCAGAAATCAAAGAACTCGTTGTTCCGTTAACGCCGCCACTAACAGTGCAAAAATTCCAATGCCTCCTCACAACCCTAAAGACCCATTTCTCTCCAAGCTCGCCTCCGTCGCCGCCTCTTCCCCGGAAACGCTCCTCAACCCTCCCCGCAACTCCGACACCCCTCCTTTTCTCGACATCTTCGATACCCCCAAACTCATGGCTACTCCCGCtcaa GTTGAAAGGTCTGTTTCATACAATGAACATCGGCCCACAAAACCGCCGCCGGACCTGCCTTCATTGCTTCTCAATGGTAGAATTATTTACATTGGGATGCCT TTGGTTCCGGCTGTCACAGAACTAGTTATTGCGGAATTGATGTACTTGCAGTATATGGATCCTAAAGAGCCaatctatatatacataaattccACTGGGACTACTCGAGATGATGGTGAAACG GTAGGCATGGAGACAGAAGGTTTTGCCATTTATGATGCAATGAGGCAGTTAAAGAACGAG ATACACACAGTGGGTGTTGGAGCTGCTATAGGTCAAGCCTGTTTGATACTTTCAGCAGGGACTCCGGGTAAACGCTTTATGATGCCACATGCTAAAG CTATGATTCAGCAACCTCGTATCCCATCCTCTGGGTTGATGCCGGCAAGTGATGTTCTTATTCGTGCAAAGGAG gTGATAACTAACAGAGACAATCTGATTAAACTACTGGCTAAACACACGGGAAAT TCAGAGGAAACAGTTGCTAAAGTGATGAGGAGGCCATATTATATGGATGCAATAAAGGCTAAGGAATTTGGTGTCATTGACAGA GTTCTTTGGCGTGGCCAGGAAAAGATTATGGCTGCTGTTGCTCCTCCAGAGGAGTGGGACAAGGGTGCTGGTATTAAAGTTGTAGATGAATTCTAG
- the LOC106774543 gene encoding uncharacterized protein LOC106774543 → MPLQGGSCFYQLQGLKPHTWYEVKISYPASIPASFSIQLKRNKSDVMLKNNRRLLNTEKLIFKNNNQEEFQLVLVTVEPEGFPAKQHVPERQFIIYNIVCDELLFGLPHQAWWVVALAVLGLGIAFIVPSFLPLYLLPKNQVPMANDHVSKTS, encoded by the exons ATGCCATTGCAAGGTGGCTCTTGCTTTTATCAATTACAGGGCCTGAAACCTCACACGTGGTATGAAGTGAAGATATCATATCCGGCTTCT ATACCCGCTAGCTTTTCCATACAACTGAAGAGAAACAAGTCGGATGTGATGCTGAAGAATAACAGGAGATTGCTTAACACTGAAAAGCTAATTTTTAAGAACAACAATCAG GAGGAATTCCAGCTAGTATTAGTAACTGTTGAGCCAGAAGGGTTTCCTGCAAAACAGCATGTGCCGGAGAGGCAATTTATTATCTACAATATAG TATGTGATGAACTATTATTTGGCTTACCCCACCAAGCATGGTGGGTGGTGGCACTGGCTGTACTTGGTCTTGGCATTGCATTCATCGtgccttcttttcttccattgtatttgtTACCAAAGAACCAAGTCCCAATGGCAAACGATCATGTCTCCAAAACTTCTTGA
- the LOC106775886 gene encoding uncharacterized protein LOC106775886, with protein MSYPLIKFRFALFLSFSLTSSSSLPPLPVSSKRYAPSSSSTSKATPSDLLSLLGSKHHSSGVNPVVARELKSCFKFLVPFSPVEQPPHRKLGFVRSKHTGPSWRKQNELIWWPPEAVLELARLAVDSGGDPGAIHRLLDPTVIPVPDCEGSKEERCELTRTPYGRRFICEELNLYLQFLFELIADRGPSVGLDVTLNRFDLFHGHLFLAEDSGRLGILFHAKEYPSYDKQVFPYNMGFCQRGSNVTYGDSMNLRNILWLAPDPGDSDDSWVAPGVLVVLDASPDGIIYRDLIPDYVKFARTIYEDDLGHVAVDVNYLNVGSETRNYQIFIC; from the exons ATGAGTTATCCTTTAATAAAATTCCGATTCGCACTATTCCTCTCATTTTCTCTGACGTCGTCATCATCCTTGCCACCGTTACCTGTTTCTTCGAAGCGTTACGCTCCCTCATCTTCTTCCACTTCCAAAGCGACTCCCTCTGATTTGTTGTCTCTATTGGGTTCCAAACACCATTCCTCAGGTGTGAATCCCGTGGTAGCACGTGAGCTCAAATCATGCTTCAAATTTCTCGTTCCTTTCTCTCCAGTGGAGCAGCCTCCTCATCGAAAGTTGGGATTCGTCCGGTCCAAGCACACCGGCCCAAGTTGGAGAAAGCAGAACGAGCTTATTTGGTGGCCGCCGGAGGCCGTTTTGGAGCTGGCGCGTCTCGCTGTCGATTCTGGCGGCGACCCCGGCGCTATTCATCGCCTTCTCGACCCTACCGTTATCCCG GTACCTGATTGTGAAGGATCAAAAGAAGAACGGTGTGAGCTCACTAGAACTCCCTATGGCAGACGTTTCATTTGTGAG GAACTGAACCTGTATCTGCAGTTTTTGTTTGAACTCATTGCTGATCGAGGTCCTTCTGTTGGGTTGGATGTTACCTTGAACCGGTTTGATCTGTTCCATGGTCACCTTTTTCTTGCGGAAGACTCTGGAAGACTTGGTATCTT ATTCCATGCAAAGGAATACCCATCATATGATAAGCAAGTGTTCCCGTACAACATGGGTTTTTGTCAGAGAG GGTCCAATGTGACATATGGAGATTCAATGAATCTGAGAAATATTCTCTGGCTGGCTCCAGATCCTGGTGATTCTGATGATTCTTGGGTGGCACCTG GTGTTCTGGTAGTGCTGGATGCTAGTCCTGATGGAATCATATACAGAGATCTAATACCTGATTATGTAAAATTTGCAAGGACTATATATGAAG ATGATCTTGGGCATGTTGCTGTTGATGTGAACTACTTGAATGTTGGATCTGAAACCagaaattatcaaatattcatatGTTGA
- the LOC106774588 gene encoding uncharacterized protein LOC106774588, which translates to MPRLDRGDVWKSKARSLQLQLRDRFRVAVDRHWRRRQHHTFIPAADVYFSSTIQRWLTRFRDFRRESLPSSTSFYRKRVTRDFSSEEDSTLVRMMQAVAVPVIGNVCHVFMNGLNRVQVYGLEKLHSALLHRPQGKPLLTVSNHVASMDDPLVIASLLPPSVLLDARNLRWTLCASDRCFKNPVTSAFFRSVKVLPVSRGDGIYQEGMDLALSKLNNGSWVHIFPEGSRSRDGGKTMSSSKRGVGRLVLDGDRTPLVVPFVHTGMQEIMPIGANFPRIGKNVTVLIGDPINFDDILELDTEKGLDVPRRRLYDAIASRIGDRLQELKAQADTLAEQEMQLQDHSPRSTERTSEILQQVDWELFGMDSFMSEDDSKQRQETVSLPVVSVSRPQQSNDGDQSWRAGFSYRMRGYTDQMELVSFAARGIFMNYETKNNAGCSREVGPLKAWKQFLEANLLRQWSYVHH; encoded by the exons ATGCCCCGTCTCGATCGCGGTGATGTTTGGAAGAGCAAGGCGCGATCCCTGCAGTTACAGCTCAGGGACCGCTTCCGAGTGGCCGTCGACCGCCATTGGCGCCGCCGCCAACACCACACCTTCATTCCAGCTGCAGACGTCTACTTCTCCTCCACTATTCAACGTTGGCTTACCAGATTTCGTGATTTCCGAAGAGAATCGTTGCCTTCCTCCACCTCTTTCTATCGCAAACGAG TTACTAGGGATTTCAGTTCGGAAGAGGATTCGACTCTTGTTCGTATGATGCAAGCAGTTGCCGTTCCTGTTATTGGAAATGTTTGTCATGTGTTTATGAACGGATTAAACCGTGTGCAG GTTTATGGTTTAGAAAAACTGCACTCCGCCTTGCTGCATAGACCTCAGGGTAAACCTCTTCTTACG GTCAGCAATCATGTTGCTTCCATGGATGATCCGCTTGTCATtgcttctcttcttcctcccagTGTTCTTTTGGATGCTAGGAATCTTAGATGGACGCTTTGTGCAAGTGATAGGTGTTTTAAAAACCCCGTTACTTCTGCATTTTTTCGATCTGTCAAAGTCTTGCCAGTTTCTCGGGGTGATGGGATTTATCAGGAG GGAATGGACTTGGCCCTTTCAAAATTGAACAATGGTAGCTGGGTCCACATATTCCCAGAAGGTAGCCGCTCTCGGGATGGTGGAAAAACCATGAGCTCTTCCAAGAGAGGTGTTGGGAG GTTGGTCCTGGATGGAGATAGGACGCCCCTTGTTGTCCCATTTGTACATACAGGGATGCAGGAGATCATGCCTATAGGTGCTAACTTTCCCAGAATAGGCAAAAAT GTTACAGTGCTCATAGGTGATCCGATCAATTTTGATGATATACTTGAACTTGACACGGAGAAAGGCTTGGATGTGCCAAGAAGACGACTGTATGATGCAATAGCATCTAGAATTGGCGATCGGTTGCAGGAACTGAAGGCCCAGGCTGACACTTTAGCTGAACAGGAAATGCAACTACAAGATCACTCCCCACGCAGCACTGAACGAACATCTGAAATATTACAGCAGGTTGATTGGGAATTATTTGGAATGGATAGCTTCATGTCTGAAGATGATTCCAAACAGAGACAAGAAACAGTTTCCCTCCCAGTTGTTAGTGTTTCTCGGCCTCAACAATCTAATGATGGCGATCAGAGTTGGAGAGCCGGATTCTCATACAGAATGCGTGGTTATACTGATCAGATGGAGCTTGTGTCATTTGCTGCCAGAGGCATATTTATGAATTATGAAACCAAGAACAATGCCGGCTGTAGTAGAGAGGTAGGTCCCTTAAAGGCATGGAAGCAGTTTTTGGAAGCAAATCTATTACGGCAATGGAGTTACGTCCATCACTGA